Within Psychrobacter sp. AH5, the genomic segment TCTCGTTTTCACCTAGCTCCCCGACTTTTATCAGGAAGCGCTCAATCTTCTCATAACCTTTTTCACTAATCTCAATCTGACGGTTTTTTTCGTCAATCCAGAAGTCTTCATCTTCATTATTCTTATTAGCCTCTTCATCTTTTGAGCGCTTTAATAACGGAATAATGGTATTAATCAGTGCATACATGCGTGACGAGTCTTCGGCTTGACCGGAGATAATCAGCGGTGTCCGCGCCTCATCAATTAGGATCGAGTCAATCTCATCAATGATACAAAAATTCAGCGGGCGCTGTTTTTTTTCGCTTAAGCTAAAGACCATATTGTCGCGTAGATAATCAAAGCCATATTCGTTATTGGTACCATAAGTGATATCAGCTTGGTACGCGTTGACTTTTTCTTGTGCCGGCTGCTGCGAGTAGATAACGCCAACCTTTAAGCCCAAAAAGTTAAACAGCGGACGGTTCAAATCAGCATCACGCGCCGCCAAATAATCGTTAACGGTGACTAGGTGCACGCCTTTATCACTGATAGCGTTTAGATACATGGCAAGGGTCGCCATCAAGGTCTTACCTTCACCGGTTTTCATCTCAGCGATTTTACCTTCATGCAAGGTAATACCACCGATCAGCTGCACATCATAATGGCGCATACCGGTAATACGCAGTGAGGCTTCACGGCAGACGGCAAAAGCTTCTGGCAACAGCGCATCTAAGCTCTCACCGTTTTTGTGCCTTTGCTTAAACTCACTCGTTTTTTGTTGCAATTGCTCATCAGACAGGGCTTGCACGCTAGCCTCTTGGGCATTAATTTTGGCGACCACTTTGCGCATCCGCTTGAGTTCACGCTCATTTTTGGTGCCAACTACACTGCCTACAATCTTTGATAACATAATTTTTAACCTATGGAAATATTCGATAATTAAAGCGCGTAAACCAACAGTTAGCCCGGCGTTTTATTATCACCCAATTAAGTGTGTCGCCATTATATATGGTTATGCTGCTGATGGATACAAGGGCGATAGACAGATATTTGCCACTGCGCAGTCGGCTGGCGCATGGTAAAATAGCCCATACTGCTAGCCCTCCTCGCTCCTATTCATTCACTGTTACTAACTAGTCTTTTACGATTAAATACTCATTCAACGCGATCTATAACTTAACACTACAAGCTAAACCGACTTAATCTTTATCCTAACTATATTTAAGCTTAGTAATAATCAAACCCTATAAATTAAGAGATGATGAATGCCTGTAAAACCTGTTAATGCTCCTTCTATCCCCGATACTGATACTATATTGACCATTGGCGATAGCGTCTTTGATTTGGCACATCATACACCGATGATGGTGCAGTATCTAAAGATGAAAGTGCAGTACCCGCACGCTTTATTGCTATACCGGATGGGCGACTTTTATGAGCTGTTTTTTGATGATGCCAAACGCGCCGCGCAGATACTAGATATCACCCTGACGCGCCGTGGTAACGATAAAGCGGGCAACAGCATCGCTATGGCAGGCGTGCCTTTTCATGCGGCTGATAGCTATATGGCACGGCTGATAGCGGCTGGGCAAACGATAGTGGTTTGCGAGCAAATCGATGAATCGGCTAATCATAATACGCCGGTGCTCGCTGACAAACAAAAAAAGAATGCTAGCACCACGCCGAATAACGGCATCATGCGCCGCGAGGTGGTCAAGACCTTGACCGCTGGCACCATTACTGATGATGCACTGATCGCTGATGGCTCTACACCAACGGTGGTGGCCATCGATATCGATGCAGCTATCGAAGCTGTGATTAGTAATAATAGTAGGCATAATAGTAAGCATAGTAAACCACCCTTGCAAGCGGCTATTAGTCAGCTCGATTTAGCGGCAGGCACTCTGACCACGCAAACGCTGAGGGTCGAGGAGTTAGCCGATCATGAGGCGGCTATCACTCAGCTACAAACGCAAATGCTGACCGTGCTAGCGCGCTTTGCGCCAAGCGAGTGTATCGTTAGCGAAGCTATTGATGAGCAGTGGCTAGCTTGGCTGCGTAGCAAGCTGGATTGTCCTATTATCGAAGTGGCTGCTGCCGACTTTCATCGGGAGCATGCAGCGGCTACTCTATGTCAGCAGTTTGCAGTTCAGCGTCTTGATGGTTTGGGAATTAGCGATGCGCCACTTGCGCAGACTAGCTGTGCTGCGCTGATTCATTACGCGCGGCAAACTCAGCAGCGCCAAGTGCCGCAGGTCAATCAGCTCATCAAAGAGCACAACGAAGATTACCTGATTATCGATGGTGGTAGCCAGCAAAACCTTGAGCTATTTGCGCCAGTAAGTAGCCATGGTACGTCTTTAATCTCGGTGCTCAATCGTTGCCAAACGCCGATGGGTAAGCGCTTACTGGTGCAGCAAATGAAGAGACCGCTACGTCAGCATACGCGTATCAATTTGCGCTTACAAGCCATCAGCCGTTTATTGACAGCCAAGCATTCAACTAATAATCGTCCTACTCATTCCTTAGTCAGTGAGCTGCGCGATACGCTAAATACTATTGGCGATATCGAGCGTATTAGTAGCCGTATTGGGCTGATGAGTGCCAAACCACGTGATTTGCGCAAACTTGCCGATAGTATTAGTAGCAGTACGCAGCTAGCAACGTTACTGACTAGCGCTAATATTGAAGCGGAGCAAAGCGGTCTATTGCCAATGCTAATGCAGCAATTACCAACACAGCTACCTAATATTCAAGCCGTCGCTGAGCTAATCGAGCGCGCTATCGTTGAGGAGCCGCCCGCGCATATTCGTGATGGTGGTATGCTAGCCACAGGCTTCGATGCCGATCTTGATCGTTTGACGCATTTGCATGACAATATTCAGGCCACTCTCGACACTATGGCAGAACAGGCACGGCAGGCGCATCAGCTACCGAGTCTAAAAGTCGGCTTCAATAAAGTCAGCGGTTTTTATTTTGAGCTACCCAAAATGCAAGCCCAGCATGCGCCAGCGCATTTCATCCGTCGGCAAACCCTAAAAAACGCTGAGCGCTTTATTACCGAAGAGCTAAAAGCGCTAGAGACCGAATATCTAAGCGCGCAGACTTTGGCGCTGGCAAGAGAAAAGCAGCTTTATCAGCAACTGCTAACGGAGCTTGGTCAGCATTTAGCTGAGCTACAACAATTAAGCGCGGCAGTGGCGCAGCTTGATGTTGTTACTAATTGGGCAAATTTAGCTACCACCTATAACTGGCAGCGACCGGTGATGACTAGTGGCCTAACAGCTGAAAATAACCATTCTTCAACTACTACAAATCATGCAGAAAACTCAGCAGACTGGGCACAAAACCAGCTTAATTTTGCTAGTGATAATGGTAGAGCTAACGAGGCAGCGCAAACGCAACCCCAAATACAAAGCCCTACCCACAGCTCTACCTGTATCGATATTCGTGCCGGTCGTCACGTGGTCGTTGAGGCGGTGTTAAATAAAACTAATAATTCTAGCTCTAATGGTAGCCATACTACCAATCAATTCATTGCTAATGACTGTCAGTTGGGCACTACTAATAACCCTGAGCATCTACTACTAATCACTGGTCCAAACATGGGCGGCAAATCCACTTATATGCGCCAAACCGCTCTCATTGTGCTGCTCGCGCATTGCGGTAGTTTCGTGCCAGCGGCTGAGGCGTATATCGGTGATATCGACCGTATCTTTACCCGTATTGGCTCAGCTGATGATCTTGCGGGCGGCAAATCGACCTTTATGGTGGAGATGATAGAAACCGCTAATATTCTTAATCAAGCGACCGATAAATCACTAGTGCTAATGGATGAAGTCGGACGCGGTACGGCAACTACGGATGGGCTAGCGATAGCGCATGCTTGCGTCAATAAGCTGCTTGAGATTGGCTGCTTGACACTATTTGCCACGCATTATTTTGAGTTAACGCAGTTAGCAGAGCATAATCAAGGCATTCGTAATGTCCATGTCGCGGCAAGCGAGATCGATGGTCAATTATTGCTACTACACAAAATTAAGGAGGGCGCGGCAAGCTCTAGCTTTGGTCTACATGTGGCAAAGATGGCTGGCATTCCAAGCGCCGTACTAGCTGACGCCAAACGCTATTTAATCGACAACTTAACCCTTAATCAAGCAAATCATATTGCTAATGATAATAATGACAGCAGCGCTGATGACAAAATTGAATTAGCTAATTCAGTAAAGGACGAACGTCAGCAGCACTACCATGATCATAGTAATAAAGCGGATAATAGATATTTAGAGCCCAATACTAAGGCGCCGGATAATATTGAACTAAATCAATATCTTGAGTTACAAAGTAAACTAAATGCTATCGATCCGGACAGCCTAACGCCCAAACAAGCACATGACATGATTTATACCCTCAAACAACTCATTAGTCGTGAAAGGGAATTGTGAAAAGTGCATAAAAGCGCTAAAATACGCTTTATTTTCTATCATTCTCTAGTCTGATTCGCTTTTATTCAATGGGCAATCAGTCGACTCAATAACAGGTAGCCATCACTATGACCTTTGTCGTTGCAGATAATTGTATTCTTTGTAAGCACACTGACTGTGTGGAAGTCTGTCCGGTAGATTGCTTCTATGAAGGTCCTAACTTTTTAGTTATTGATCCTGACGAGTGTATCGACTGCGCTTTGTGCGAGCCTGAATGTCCGGCCAATGCCATTTTCTCAGAAGATGAGGTGCCCAAGGGACAAGAGATCTTTATTCAGCTAAACGAAGAGTTGGCGCAAAAGTGGCCAAATATCACCGAGATGAAGCCTGCTCTGCCCGATGCTGAAAAATGGGACGGTGTTGAGAATAAATTGCAGTACTTAGAAAAGTAGCTTTATTAGCGGTAACCGATATTGATACAAATTAGGCTGTAGCTTTTGCTGTGGCCTTTTTTTTGTGGGGTTTGATGATTGAAATAAACCCTACATACTCCGATAATAATAACGATCTAACCTTGGTAAATCGTCGGTATGCACAGGCTGATCGCTATTAAAGAACGCCACTTGCGCAAGCTTGACGCTACCCGGACATTCAAAGTTGCAGAGCATGATATTTTGTATCTCATCGCGGTTATTTTGGTTCGGTGTCGTTTTGGTCAAGATATAAGCCTCATCGCCGAACACTTGCTGCCAGTTGTTAAATAACGTCTGGCTATAACCGTGCTCTATGTTGGCCTTGCCGATCATATTGGCCATAATGTAGCTGCTGTTATTTTTAAACTGGCGTAGTGCCTCAAGCGTGTATAAATTACCCGCCACATAGCGCCCCTGAAAAGCATCTATCAGCATAAAGTCATATTTGGCATTGCTATTACGGGTCAAATATCCACGCGCATCATCGCCGATAAACTCAATATTCGGTGCTATCGGTGCTTTTAAAAAATGCGTTTCGATAATATCTGGCAAATCTTTATCAATATCGATGACGGTCAGCGCCATCTTAGGATGATGATGCGCGACTTCGCTAGGCGTGCCCATGCCTGCCCCACCTAAGAACACCAAAGTCTCCGGCTTAAGCTGTTCGATAGCCTCTACGGTGATTTTGCCGTACCAATGACAGTTCTTCTTAGATAGATATAGCCAGCAGCTACTGGTAGTTTGGCCGGGTTTATCAGTGATGGTGACTGCTAATTGATTATCAATGACGGTTTGTTTGATAAACCAAGCACCGGTTGCCGTTTGATAGCCGGTATCGACTTTATTGAGGAAAATAAAGGTCAAGGTGACGACAAAGGCGGCTAGCGCTAGGCTATAGTTCAGGCGATGGGTTGATATGCTGAGTGGCTCAGCGCTATCCATTTGCACGGCAAGGCGGGTACATAAATAAGCGCTAATGGCTAAAGCGGCGATAAATAAAGCCAAGCTACTCATAAGACCGATATAAGGCAATAATAATATCGGCGTCAGTGTCGAGCCCAGCACACTACCAACGGTGGTAATAGCGACCATCATACCCGCGTTCTTGCCAGCATCAACGCCATCGGCATTCTTGTATTTCAATGATAAAAACTGGGTAATCAGCGGAATAGCGGTTGAGCCAAACGCTAGCCCTACCCCAAATAACAGCCCGACCCCGATAGCGGCGATAATGGGGCTGTCGATACTGGCGGTCATAAACGCCAGTAGCGGTAATTGAATAATACAAGCGATAGCATGACAGATAGCGGAAAGCGCAAGCACGTAACCGGCCTTGAGTAGCGCCTGTCTTGGGGTATGAATATCTTGCGACAGCCTGCCGCCATACCAGTAACCCACGGCAATGGCGATGAGTACCATCGCGAGGATGACGCCAGTAATAGAGATGGACGAGCCGATATAAGTGGCGGAGATACGAATGGCATAAATCTCAATCCCCAAACCGGCAAAGCCCTCAAGCAGGGCGATCGCGAGACAAACGCCTAACACCTTTTTTTGCATAAAATGAGTCATCACTGCAATTATTATTGAGGTGATTTTACACTATTATCGACTAAGTGGGATGTTAGGTATTGAAGAGATGACACTTTAGAAGGTAGTGATAGTTTTAGTTTTCATATCATTGTATCGAATAATTAGTTTATTATTAGCGGTTAAAGATAGTATAACAAAAGAGATTTTAATTATGGCATTCATATCTAAAGAACGCACCTTTACTTGGGAAAAGATAAAACGTATTAGTTCTTTAGATATTGCTAATATCTTTTTGATTATTACAATGATATTGCCTTTCTTTTTGTTTCAGCGAGCCAAACCACAGGCGGCTTTTTATCTAGAATTGACTGCCGTTATCTCTATAGCTCTTTTTTTATTATTTGCTAGTTACAGCTTAAAGGTTTTCTTAATTTTCAATAGGTTAACCTTATATCTTACAGCTATTGTCTGCTATCTTATCCTAGATATCTTTATCAACGTTCCACCCTATTCTTCGATACAATGGCTGTATATCGGATCGTTACTACTAAGTGCCCTGGTAGCAGTTGTCGTCATTAGCTTATGCTATGAACAAGGCTACAAGAAGGTACTTGTGGTTATCTGTTATGGCTTAATGATTGGTGCTATGCTGCAAGATGTTGTGGTCATCTTGCAAACATTGCATCAAGAGTGGACTATGGGCTGGATATACTATATCGAACCCGGTCAAGCCTATTCAGGCAATATAGGTCAGCGCAATCTTTTGGCTCATTATTTGTCTTGGGGTATATTAGCCAGTGCTTACCTGGCGCATCAAAAAAAGCTAGGCACTGTCACAGGCTGGTCAGTGGTTGTTATTCAGGCTGCTACTCTAGGTGCTGTGAACTCTAAAACACTTATTCTCTATATGCTAGTAATTCTGCTGCTATTAGTTATCACTAGAGTTTGGCAAAGACAACTTACAAAATCGATAGCCAAGATGCTCGCACTCACTATTGTTATAGTAATTATCTTTCAAGCAATCACACTACCGATCATAAGCAGTCTGCAAGATAATTTGACAACCAATATCAGCAGTATTGAGCGCTTTACCAATAATCCGGAATATAAATCTAGACTCATTGAGTGGTATAAAGCATGGTTAATATTTTCAGAAAACCCTTGGTTTGGTAGCGGATGGGGAAGCTATGGTTACGA encodes:
- a CDS encoding Wzy polymerase domain-containing protein — its product is MAFISKERTFTWEKIKRISSLDIANIFLIITMILPFFLFQRAKPQAAFYLELTAVISIALFLLFASYSLKVFLIFNRLTLYLTAIVCYLILDIFINVPPYSSIQWLYIGSLLLSALVAVVVISLCYEQGYKKVLVVICYGLMIGAMLQDVVVILQTLHQEWTMGWIYYIEPGQAYSGNIGQRNLLAHYLSWGILASAYLAHQKKLGTVTGWSVVVIQAATLGAVNSKTLILYMLVILLLLVITRVWQRQLTKSIAKMLALTIVIVIIFQAITLPIISSLQDNLTTNISSIERFTNNPEYKSRLIEWYKAWLIFSENPWFGSGWGSYGYEGFVVSSQSQFAANPHGNSLFSHSHNIILNLLAETGIVGTLIVLVGFGYVLKPLFTTEWQIGTLFVLSMLIVTGIHSLVEFPIWYLHYFIVFVILLAVLISTLNVVSLPKYLAQSSLIKLFIIVISIAYSLFAIQLYYYYWQMEQYTYAYEKNERERIATAQNILDISQKQPLLSSYSDYLAASYLVGLSPDNLPQNFHLPLSRFAYYLPQKNLGIYYLATQCDVSGAWNDEQWQYYSQLKHYYTNVISSTSIILSMTDQCKQVFEKVHAECENYLKNSNKQPICDYR
- a CDS encoding fused MFS/spermidine synthase is translated as MQKKVLGVCLAIALLEGFAGLGIEIYAIRISATYIGSSISITGVILAMVLIAIAVGYWYGGRLSQDIHTPRQALLKAGYVLALSAICHAIACIIQLPLLAFMTASIDSPIIAAIGVGLLFGVGLAFGSTAIPLITQFLSLKYKNADGVDAGKNAGMMVAITTVGSVLGSTLTPILLLPYIGLMSSLALFIAALAISAYLCTRLAVQMDSAEPLSISTHRLNYSLALAAFVVTLTFIFLNKVDTGYQTATGAWFIKQTVIDNQLAVTITDKPGQTTSSCWLYLSKKNCHWYGKITVEAIEQLKPETLVFLGGAGMGTPSEVAHHHPKMALTVIDIDKDLPDIIETHFLKAPIAPNIEFIGDDARGYLTRNSNAKYDFMLIDAFQGRYVAGNLYTLEALRQFKNNSSYIMANMIGKANIEHGYSQTLFNNWQQVFGDEAYILTKTTPNQNNRDEIQNIMLCNFECPGSVKLAQVAFFNSDQPVHTDDLPRLDRYYYRSM
- the mutS gene encoding DNA mismatch repair protein MutS — encoded protein: MPVKPVNAPSIPDTDTILTIGDSVFDLAHHTPMMVQYLKMKVQYPHALLLYRMGDFYELFFDDAKRAAQILDITLTRRGNDKAGNSIAMAGVPFHAADSYMARLIAAGQTIVVCEQIDESANHNTPVLADKQKKNASTTPNNGIMRREVVKTLTAGTITDDALIADGSTPTVVAIDIDAAIEAVISNNSRHNSKHSKPPLQAAISQLDLAAGTLTTQTLRVEELADHEAAITQLQTQMLTVLARFAPSECIVSEAIDEQWLAWLRSKLDCPIIEVAAADFHREHAAATLCQQFAVQRLDGLGISDAPLAQTSCAALIHYARQTQQRQVPQVNQLIKEHNEDYLIIDGGSQQNLELFAPVSSHGTSLISVLNRCQTPMGKRLLVQQMKRPLRQHTRINLRLQAISRLLTAKHSTNNRPTHSLVSELRDTLNTIGDIERISSRIGLMSAKPRDLRKLADSISSSTQLATLLTSANIEAEQSGLLPMLMQQLPTQLPNIQAVAELIERAIVEEPPAHIRDGGMLATGFDADLDRLTHLHDNIQATLDTMAEQARQAHQLPSLKVGFNKVSGFYFELPKMQAQHAPAHFIRRQTLKNAERFITEELKALETEYLSAQTLALAREKQLYQQLLTELGQHLAELQQLSAAVAQLDVVTNWANLATTYNWQRPVMTSGLTAENNHSSTTTNHAENSADWAQNQLNFASDNGRANEAAQTQPQIQSPTHSSTCIDIRAGRHVVVEAVLNKTNNSSSNGSHTTNQFIANDCQLGTTNNPEHLLLITGPNMGGKSTYMRQTALIVLLAHCGSFVPAAEAYIGDIDRIFTRIGSADDLAGGKSTFMVEMIETANILNQATDKSLVLMDEVGRGTATTDGLAIAHACVNKLLEIGCLTLFATHYFELTQLAEHNQGIRNVHVAASEIDGQLLLLHKIKEGAASSSFGLHVAKMAGIPSAVLADAKRYLIDNLTLNQANHIANDNNDSSADDKIELANSVKDERQQHYHDHSNKADNRYLEPNTKAPDNIELNQYLELQSKLNAIDPDSLTPKQAHDMIYTLKQLISREREL
- the fdxA gene encoding ferredoxin FdxA is translated as MTFVVADNCILCKHTDCVEVCPVDCFYEGPNFLVIDPDECIDCALCEPECPANAIFSEDEVPKGQEIFIQLNEELAQKWPNITEMKPALPDAEKWDGVENKLQYLEK